A segment of the Candidatus Saccharimonadales bacterium genome:
CTGATGCAAATCAATCAGTCGGCGGGGTTAACTTTCCCAAACTGGATCTAAATTATGTGGCCGGCGGCTTTATCGCGCCGGTGGGTATCGTCAGCGGCGTGGGGGCTGACACCGAACTCTATATCGTAGAAAAAGGCGGTAAAATCCGGCTGTTAAATCTGAATGATGGCAAAATCGGACCAGTTTTTTTGGACATATCTACCAAAGTTATCGATGAGGGCGAGCAAGGTTTACTGGGCTTTGTATTTGACCCGAATTACGAAACTAATAAATACATTTATATAAACTACGTCCGGCCGACCAATAGCGGCCGGGAAACCGTAATCGCACGGTATCAAGTCGAGCGGTCGGGCAGCGGTTACAAAACTCAAAAGTCTGAAGAGCTATTGAGCGTTGCCCAACCGTTTCGTAATCACAACGCCGGCGATTTACACTTTGGCCCCGACGGTTACCTTTATGTGACGTTGGGGGATGGCGGTAGCGGCGGAGACCCAAACAATAATGCCCAGAATGGTAAATCACTGCTGGGTAAGATCTTGCGGCTCGACGTTAGCGGCGCGGGCGGTTATAAAGTACCGGCTGATAATCCCTTTATTAAAGACGATGATTACCGGCCGGAAATTTGGAGTCTGGGCTGGCGTAATCCGTGGCGATTTAGTTTTGATCCGTTGAATGGCGACATGTGGGTGGCTGATGTCGGCCAAAACAAAGCAGAAGAAATTAACCATGAACCGGCCAATACCGGCGGGCGCAACTACGGCTGGCGTTGCTACGAGGGCGCGAACGAACACAACTTGCAATCGGGCTGCAAGAATAAAAGTAATTACACGTTTCCGGTAGCCCAATACCCGCACGAGGGTAGCAGTTGTCGCGGCTCGGTAACCGGCGGCTATGTTTATAGGGGCGAGGCTTACGCCACGCTGCGAGGGTTTTATATCTACGGTGATTACTGCAAGGGGCGGATTTACCTGTTAGATTCCTCCCAGGCGACCTACACGGCCAATTTGATAAAGCAAACTGATCTCAGTATTTCGACTTTTGGCCGTGACAGCCGCGGCGAGCTATATCTGGCCGACGCCGCCAAAGGCCAGGTGTTTAAAGTGGTCGTTCCTTGAAGTAGCTTTCTTTAGTCGCATCGGCTAAAATGCGCTCATGCTTTATTTCTTCGGGCTGTTGTTCTCCTTGCTGATAGTTGCCGGAAATACAATGTACAAATACGCCGTCGACCGAGCCGGGTTCGAACCGACGCCAGGCTTTATTTTTTCACGGAGAATGCTGGACTTATTGTTGTCATGGCAATTTCTATCGGGCCTCGGGACATTTGTCGTCGCGTCGCTTATAAGTTTTTGGATGTTGACGCGGTTTCAATTCAGTGCCATCCAAGCCGTGACCGTGCCAGTAGTTATGGCGGTCAGCTACATCGTCGGCGCGAGCCTGTTTAAAGATTCAATCAGTTGGATTAATCTGGCTGGCTTGGTGGTGCTGGTGGCCGGTGTGGTCTTAGCCAGTTACAAGGGCT
Coding sequences within it:
- a CDS encoding PQQ-dependent sugar dehydrogenase produces the protein MSEAFKRHIPLWIILLVLCLGAVVIVASNDGSELEPADETADANQSVGGVNFPKLDLNYVAGGFIAPVGIVSGVGADTELYIVEKGGKIRLLNLNDGKIGPVFLDISTKVIDEGEQGLLGFVFDPNYETNKYIYINYVRPTNSGRETVIARYQVERSGSGYKTQKSEELLSVAQPFRNHNAGDLHFGPDGYLYVTLGDGGSGGDPNNNAQNGKSLLGKILRLDVSGAGGYKVPADNPFIKDDDYRPEIWSLGWRNPWRFSFDPLNGDMWVADVGQNKAEEINHEPANTGGRNYGWRCYEGANEHNLQSGCKNKSNYTFPVAQYPHEGSSCRGSVTGGYVYRGEAYATLRGFYIYGDYCKGRIYLLDSSQATYTANLIKQTDLSISTFGRDSRGELYLADAAKGQVFKVVVP